GTTTGTTATTCGCACTCGGGACAGGGTAATCGATGTTGAATTCAAAGAGCAATTCATGGTTGTCAATCACATCTTTAAAAGTACTAAAGCAAGGATTCAATATGAGGACATTGTGGCACTGGAATTCATATCGGTCCATAGGAGGCCCACAATAAATAAGATCAAATTCCACTTTATGGGGAAAATAGAATCGATAAGATTCAGAACGGTGGCCTATGGGCCCGAGTTCATTGACTTTGTAAAATGGCTCAAATCCAAAAATGATAATATAAAGGTATCAGTTCATCCCCCAGATGATTACATGAATCATAGGCTTCAAGAGGAGTATGGATTCAACTATAGAAAAGTTCCCAAAATTGATTGATGAAAACTAAAGCTATTCAATTTTAAAGTTCAAATAAACGATTGGCAAATGCACAATCAACCCCTTCCAATTTATCTTAACTTCTTTATTTCGTGAATGCGTCAATGACCTGTTGCCCGACTTGATAGCCTACTTCCAATCCCACTTGATTATCGGTACGGAAATGCACCCCTCCTTCAAAGCGGGATTCCGAACACTCTTTCGCGAGCTCGTGAAACAACGGTTCATCCCTGGGAAACAGGTAAGCCAGCACTTTGGCAATGGATCCAGCGACGGTGGTATGTCCAGCGGGATAACCCGGAAAATTGGGGGTGTCGATCAAAATGGGTTGGAAAGAAGGATCGTACTGAAAAGGTCGGATGCCCCAGTAATGGTATTTCCCATCCCAGGCGGCAATAATACCGTCGAAGCATGCCGTGTGAAAAACTGCATTCGCAAAGGCAGCCTCCAGGGAATCCAGGTTATATTCCAGAATCTTACGTTCGATTAGTCAATCCCAGATCGGTTCGCTTTTCCACTTCCAGGTGGGCAAGCAAGAGGGTGAACCTGTACTGACTCCTAAAAATAAAAACGCATTAAGAAATTGGGAGTAAACCCCAAGGTCAACTGCTCCAATTGATCAATTTCCTGTAGTCCGGTCTCAGGATTTTCATCAACACGGTAAAATACCGAGAGGGGTACTTGGCGCGAATAGATATTTTGTAGGGCTACCCCCAAGGTTCCTCGATGACTTTTTCGGGAAGACCATTTAAATTGGTACTGCGCGGAAACATCCAGACGATGGTAATTGGGAAGACGTTGACTATTGATAGCGCCAAATTCAATATCGCCCTCAACGGAATTGAACCCAGATACCGGAGTAAAAGGGGCACCTGTCCTGAAATTCCATCCCATTGAAAAGCGCCAGTTTCCCTTTTCATAAGTGTTTGAAAGGGTTACATTATGGGTGATGTCGTTATTTCCAGGAAACGCACCATTGGCCAACTCATCAAAGCGATAGTCCACTGAATTATAGGTGTATCCCAGCCAAATACGATAATTCGCCCATTGTTTTTTGATCAAAAGATCCACACCAAGAACATCACTGGTACCTTGTGAATATTCTTCGGAAGCGCTGGTGAACCCATTGGTAAAAGAGGTAAGTCCCGCAATCCTTTTCAAATAGCCGTCCAAATCAATGGTCCACCCTTTGGAGTCCAACAAAATCCCTGCAGAAAACTGCTCACTCTCCAACAATGGAAATTCATCGTTGTCGGTCAATGTCCATATGCCACTTTGAAGGCGCAAGCGCGTATCATCAAATTCCACCAATTGGCTAACGGTCTGGAATCTTTTTTCCCCGGTCAGCTTGAGTCGTATGGACTTACCTATGGGGTATTCGATATTTGCCCGAGGTTCAACATACCATCCATTTACTATGGAAAATGTGGTTGCACGAAGCCCAAGGCTGATAAAACCCTTGTTTTTTGTTCTACAGTAATAGGTGGCATACCATGAATTGGAGTTGTTTTTTCGGTCCGAGACTTCATTGAAATCACGTTCATCAGCAGATTCGACGCCTTCTTCGTCATTGTCATCGGGCGCTATGTCTTCCATTCCCAATTCGTCACGAAAGAGCTGATAGAAAACTTCGTTCCTCGAGATTTGATACCCCAGTTTTAGTGTATTCCCTTTGTTGAAATCATAAGCGAAGTTCACATCGAGTCCATAATCGGTCACTGAATTTCTCCGTAGGTTTTCCTCGGTCAAATCCTGTCCATCGAAAAACTGATTTCGATACCGACTATCGTAATAGGAATAATATCCACTAATGCCGTGATGCCATTTATGGGCCTTTACGCCCCTCCAATTAAAGCTCAAACCTTGGTTTTCGGTGGTCAGGGCATCTTGGGATTGATTCTCATCATCAAGCAGGCGAAAGTCAAGATCGTTATTGGTGAGCAGTCCGCTCACATAGATACTGTCGTTTTCGGAAGGCTTTACTATAAGCTTTAGATTTGCATCATAAAAAGAAAAGATTTCCTCACCATCAACCAGGGTTTCCCCATCCTCTTCACTGTCAATCACCTGACCCGTGGCATCACTCACCACTATAGTATTCTGAAAAACCTTTTCAGAAATAGCGTCAAAGGTAGGAGTGCCCAATCCTTCAATATCCGAATAGGAGCGCCGGCCCGAAAGGACCAAACCTACGGATTCGCTCAACCTGGTCTTGACAAAAGCGTCTGCCTGGGTGCCATTGACCCCCAAGCCTGCAGTTGTTTTTTGAGGCACTTGGGTTTCTCCTTGGATATCGATCACCCCGGATATGCGGTCGCCATATTCAGCACTGGCGCCTCCCTTAAAAATGGTGGCCCCAGTCGTGATATTGGGATTGAATATAGAAATCATACCAAAGAAATGACCCGTATTGTACATTTTAATCCCGTCATATAAAATAAGGTTTTGGTCGGCTGACCCCCCTCTGATCTGAATATCGGAAACGGTTTCGTTTATGCTCGTGATTCCCGGCACCCATTGTGAAGATTGAAAAATATCCGATTCGACCAGGCCGGGCAATAAGCCTTGTTGGCTTGGATTTAGGGCCAAAGACCCATCTGTATTTTTGTCGATACCTTGTATGAGATAGGACTTTACCACCACCTCCCTGAGGGATTCGGCCCTGGGATTCAAAAAGAAATTCGTACAACTGTTTTTGTTAAAGTCCGAAGGAAATAACAATTCACTGGTATACCCAATATATTGTAACAACACTCCCTTGGTCAGGTTTTCATTTTCTATGGCGAAATACCCGTTTTCGTTAGAAGTAAACCCCTTGGTGGTCCCTTTGATGATAATAGTGGCATAGGGGAGGGCTTTCTTGGTAATCCTATCGAACAAATAGCCGCAAACCGAAATACGATTGTTGGGCACGCTGACGATAACCTGGTTTTCCCCAATACGCTCAAAGCTGAGCAAGGTAGTCTTGCCCAAAAAAGTGAGCAGGTCATCAACTTTGATGGATTTGGCTTTTTTCGTAATGGATTTATCGGCTACGAGTTCATCCGAAAACGAAAAGAGCAATCCCGTCTTTTGTTCCAAATCCTGCAATACCAATTTCAGCGGGGTATCCCGATATGCTACTTGGACGGTCTGCTGAGCGGAGACCGTGAGTAAGGAAAATAACGAGAAAAATAAGGAAAGAAGCTTATTGCCGTTCGTGAACATGTAAAAAAACGGTTTTTTTGTCCTTACTGAGTTCATAGGTAATACCCATGGGAACGAAAACGGATTTAAGGGCAATTTCCAGATCATCGTGTACAAAGGTTCCCGTGAAATGGCCTTGAATCATCCCAGGCGTAAAATCAAACGAGATGTCATAGTAGGTGCCCAATTCTTTCATAACGATTGGAAGTTCGGTATTGGAAAAACGACTCATACCGTTTTGCCACAACGGACGGGTATCCCCATGCTTAAATTCCAACAAAATCTTCCCTTTTAACTGAACGGCATCTCCAGCACTTAAGTACGCTTCTTGTTGCTCGATATCATTTTCATATCGCACTTCTCCTTCATAACAGTACAATTCAAAGGACGAGGGCCTCGCCTTGACATTGAATTCTGTGCCAAGTACGTTAATGGTGCCAGATTCGGTATTGACACTGAAGCCTTCACCTTTGGTCACTTTAAAGAAGCCCTCTCCGTTCAGGCTTACTACTTTATTGTCCATCCAAAAGAAACGCCTATGGGATAATTTCGATTGTGCATTTAGACTTACTTTTGTGCCATCCGGTAAAGCAACCGTTATTTTTTCCCCTACAGTGGTAGTGTAGGTCACTTTGCTGAAAAAGAGACCAAAAAGCACCAAGATTGACGCCGCAATTCCTACGGCATAGTAGAACCCCCTTAATCGGATGACTTTGACGGGTTTTTGATTTTCAATTTCCTTCCAGGTGCGTTCACGAAGTGCCTCTTTATCAAAATCAGGCTTCTTGAAAGCCTTTAATCCCTTCGCCAGGCGCTGATATTCTTCATATTCAGATGATGCCTCAAACTCCGTACGCTCAGCTTCGGTCAACTCTCCGGAGAGCCAACGGGCCATTATGGTATCATCTTTTTCCTCAAACATAATTTTGTTGCATCTATCTAGGGAACAGGCTGTTCTTTTTTTACCCTACCCCCATATTAAATAGTTTTCATGGTCTTCCGCAGTTTCACCAATGCTTTGTGCATCCGTTTTTCCACTGCCTTTTGGGACACCCCCAAAAACCCGGCAATTTCCTTATAGGTCATTTGGTCCATTCGGTTCAACAAAAAAACCTCCCGTTGTCCTTCGGGCAAATCTGCTATGGCATTTTGCAATCGCTCCAGAAACTCTTTTTCCTCCAATTGAAATTCAGGGGTTTCCGTATTCAGGCCTTGCGTTGACTGCTTGGCATATTTCAACACCACCTTTTGGTGGTCCACTTGATTGTAAAATGCATTTTTGGCCACTTTAAAAAGAAAACCCCTGGCTTTCCCAAATAAAATCTTTTTGCAATTGTTCCACAATTTGATAAAAGCATCCTGCACCAAATCCTCCGCCTGTTGTAAGTCACCGCACTGATAGTAAAGGTAATTCCGAAGGGACTCCGAGTTCAAATCGAACAGTTCATTAAAAACCCTTTTGTCACAAACAGACTTTTCGCTTTGGTTCATGAAAAGATTTTTTTGTTAGGGGGGTGGGGTGAATTCAAAGTATCCTGTTCTACTATCAAAACTAAAAAAATCTTGGTAATGAATGTCCCAAAGCAATTTAAGTTCATCCTTGTTGGGTTAAGTCTAATGGCGTTGTTTTCCGTATTGTACAAAACCAATTTGTTGTCCAAACATGAAAATTCCTTTAAGGCCGATGAAAGCTACCACATTACCTATCGGTTTTTTTTAAGACTGATTCGGGGAGCACTTTTATCAAAGCCTATTTGCCAAAGAACAATGTCCGACAACAAATTAAGGGGCAGAAGAACATGCTGCCCAGGCATATACAGTTTACAACACTGGCCGAGGGTCCGAACCTTAGGGGCCACTGGTTGACCGAAGTTGAAAATACCTATGAAAGTGTTAGCTATTCCTTTTTGTTCAGGGGCAAGGGCCAAATTTTCGGATTGCCCCAAAACTTTAAACCCTATCCAAGTGGAATGGAATCCTATTTGGTCGCCACCAAGAACATTCAGGCTACAGCATCACAAATTAAGCAGTTGGCAAGAAATTTAAAGCAGGGCACCTCTTCGGACCGGGAAACCATTCAAGCATTATTCAACTATGTTCACCATATTCCCTCCGCGCCCATCATTACACTCACGGATGCACTGAGTGCCTTGGAGCGTAATGAGGCTTCCTGCAACGGCAAAAGTCGTTTATTGGTAGCGTTGGCCAGAAGTTTGGGATATCCGGCCCGCATTAAGGGAGGTATTATCTTAAAGGAATCGAATAAACGCACTTCCCATGCCTGGACGGAGCTTTTCATCAATGGCGTTTGGGTCCCTTTTGATGCCCTGAACGGACATTTTGCCTATTTGCCTGCCAATTACCTCGAGCTGTACCAAGGGGATGCTTTTTTAATTACCCACAGCCCAGGGATACAATTCGATTATTCCTATGAAATCAACAGACAGGAATCCTTACCAATGCTTAACGAGGAAGCTGAAGAGGTGAAAAAAGTGACGACGTTCTCCTTATGGGGTTTGGTCAAAAACAAATCCATTTCAAAAAAGAACCTGTTTTTATTACTGATGCTTCCCCTGGGAGGTTTGATGGTTGCCCTGCTTCGGAATATTGTGGGCATACGTACGTTTGGAGTGTTCCTGCCTGTTTTAATTGCCTTTTCCTTATTGGAAACAGGTCTTGTCACCGGGATGGCGCTATTTCTTTTTTTGATTCTATTTGTTGGGTTCATTACCCGTCCTTTTGATGCTTTAGGGTTGCTCCATACCCCAAAATTGGTCATTTCATTGACCCTTATGGTCCTGGTTATGGCCTTGGGAAATTACTTGGGCATTTCCTCTGGAATTGCCTGGTTGAGTTCCTTAACACTTTTCCCTACCATCATCTTGACCATATCAGCGGAACGGTTTTCAAAATTGATCGTGGAGGACGGATTTCAAAAAGCGACCGGCACCTTGGTACAGACCCTATTAGCGGTAGGTATTTGTTTTTTGCTCTTTTCAATAAAAGGATTGGATGCCATTCTGATCCTGTTCCCGGAACTTTTGTTGTTGGTCATCAGTGCTTGCATGGTATTGGGTCGGTATGTGGGCCTTAGATGGACCGAGCTTTTAAGATTTAAACCCTTATTAAATTCCAAAATCGCCTAGCTATGTTAAAGAAGATATTCCAGATCAACAACCCCAAGGGGGTGATTGGCCTCAATCGTCGCAATATTGAATTTATATACCCACATAATCAACGCAAACACTATGCGATGGCAGATGATAAGGTGAAGACCAAGATGATTCTGCACAAAAACCATATTGCCTGTGCCCGCACCTATGCGGTCATTGAGCGTATCAGCCAAATCAAGGCCATATGGGCAAGCTTGCAGTGCCAAGAAACTTTGGTTCTTAAACCGGCAAAAGGCTGTGGGGGCGGGGGCATCAAAATCCTAAGGAAGAACAAGGATGGTCAATGGCAGAGTAGTGGTAGGACCTTGACCGATTCGCAGATATTCCATCATATCACAAGTATTATTTCCGGCTTATTTTCCATGGCTTCCAACGATGTGTGTTTGATTGAGGAGTGTATTGTGCCACATCCGTTTTTTGCTGAGATATATGATAGGGGAGTGCCTGATTTCAGAATCATTACGCTAAAAGAAGAGCCTTTAATGGCCATGCTTCGCATGCCCACTTCTAAATCCGACGGAAAGGCCAATCTGCATCAAAAGGGTGTAGGTATTGGGGTTGACATGAAAAACGGCACCTTGACAAAAGTATATAACGGCAAATCGTATTCAGATCACCATCCGGATAATATAACCCAGGTGCATGGAAAAAGAATCCCTTACTGGTTTACCATGTTGCAACTCGCCAAAAAAACGGCCAAGGCCTTTCCCCTGGAGTATCTGGGTATCGATCTGGTCATTGATAAGGTCAAAGGACCCCAAATCATGGAAGTCAACGTGCGCCCTGGTTTAGGAATTCAGCTGGTCAATCAATGTGGATTACAATCGGCATCACAAAAAACCTATAAAATAAAGTTATGAAAAATGCAATTTCACTCATTCTGGTGCTGGCAAGTACCTTATGTTTCCCCCAAGAACGACATCGTTTTGAAGCAGGTAGCCAAACCGGCTACGAATACAACTATTTTAAGGGCCCCGACCAATTATTGGTCAATGGTTCCCTTTTAAATGAAGATGATCTGATTGCCAGTAGCGGTTATCTGGATGTCTTCTTTGATTATGATTACCGTTACAAGTGGAAGGGGCATCGTTTTCGTGCTTCGGTGACTCCCTTTGCCCGCATATTTCAGGAAAACAGTTCGGATAGTTATTGGAGTTTGGATGTAGCGATGAAATACGACTACAAGCTGTCCAAGAAAACGAAGCTTTTGGGTGAGGTCAATTTTCAGCGAATGAACCGAGAGGGATTGGACGGCGCACAGGATATTCTGGTGAACCCTTTGGGGTATAGCAATTACGGGGGCTCCGCAGGGATTGCCTTCGAGCCGCTACAAAAGAACAAAACAACGGTGGAGGGCTTTTATAACTTCAAGAATTTTGATGCGTATGGCATTCGCGACCTTCAATTTAATGCATATGGGCTGCGATTGGCCACCAAGCAGGAATTTAGGCCTGGACGTTATGAACATGCCTTTGGCTTTACCGCTTATTATAAAAAGAGGTTATATGACACGTTCAATGCGGAAGATACCCCACAAAATGGGCAGCGTAATTGGGACTATGCCAAGATTATGGCCTTTTATGAACTGCCCTTGGGCGGCAATCTGGAGCTTGAACCGCAAATGACCTATTATGGGCGCTTTGACCGACTCGAAAATCGGTCTGGTTTTAATCAATATGGTCCGGGATTGCGTTTACGCTTTGCTAACGACAAGACAAAGATCAGTGCAACGATCAAGCATTTTATACGGAACTATAGTGTTATTACTGCACCAGGGGCAGAAGGGGAGAGGCTACAATACAAATACACCGATATGTTCCTACGGTTTGAACATCAACTGCCCATAAAGGGGTTGTTGTTTACAGGTACGACTTACAGCCGTTTTCGGGAGACCAATACCGTTGATCTGGCCTCACGATCGTTTCGGGGCTATACCAACCAATACGCTGGAGTTGGGTTGCTATGGCAATTGTGATGTTTTCAGCGTACCTAAATTCCTCACTTTTGTCAAGGGTTGATACCTGCTTTCAATTTAGGGATTGCCTAAAGGCAAAGGGTGAAATATTCGTCTTGCTCTTGAACAATTTGGAAAATGACGTTGCGTGTTCAAAACCCAGTTCAAAGGCAATCTCACTTACATTGAGTTCCGTGGTGGACAATTTTTCCTTGGCAATCGCTATTAATTTATTGTGGATGTGCTGTTGGGTGCTCTGCCCACTCACCGCCTTCAATAATGCGCTCAGGTAGTTAGGGGAAAGATTCAGGTGCTCAGCAATCTCCGCAACTGTCGGGATTCCCTTAAAAAGCGTGTTTTCTTCCTTAAAATGACCGTTTAATACCTCCTCCAGTTTTGCCAGAACTTGGTGATTGGTTTTTTTACGGGTAAGGAATTGTCGTTCGTAAAAGCGTTCCGCATAATTGAGCAGCAACTCCATTTGGGAAACAATGATATTTTCACTGAACTTGTCCATATTGGATTGGTACTCCCTTTGGATGTTTCGCAACAGATCATCGATTATTCTTTCCTCTTTTTCGGAAAGAAAAAGCGCCTCATTAACAGCATAGCCGAAGAAATCATAGTTCTTGATGGTCTTTGCCAGGGAAGTGCCCCAAAAAAAATCTGGATGGACAAGCAGGAGCCAACCGGATGCCTCGGTCTTTATATTTTGGTCGACTTCCAGGGTAAGAACCTGTTGGGGAGCGACAAATGTCAATACCCCCTCGTTAAAATCATATACCTGTTGTCCATAATTGAACTTAGTGCTTACGTTTCGTTTGAGGCCAATGGAATAAAACTCCTGCACCCATTTAATTTGATGGTCCTCGACCGGATAAGCCACCTTTCCATAGTCCACCAAGCTGATCAATGGATGTTCCGGCATAGGTACATTGCCATATTGGTGAAACTCGCTTATGGTTTTGAATCGGTACATATTCATATTTTGCGGTGATGGACCACGGGAATAAAGTTCTAAAAACCCGTTGACGTACCCAAAACCTTGTTGTTCTCCATAGCTTTTTGAATGGCTTCTATTTTCATGCCGGCATATTGATAGGCATCTTCTCCCATAAAGAAATGTACGGGAGGGTTTTCCTGTTCACTCAAATGCATCAATACTTCTGCTGCCTTTTCAGGATCGTTGGGCTGGTTTCCATCTATATCGTTCAAATGGGCCTGTTCCATGTCGCGAGCAGCTTTGTACGTGTCGATGGGATTCGATGGTGTCTTTACCGAGCCCTTGGACAAAAAACTGGTCCTGAAATAACCGGGGTATACCAAAGTGGTGTGTACACCAAACGGTTTCATTTCCTCGGAAAGAGCCTCCGTTAGGCCCGCCACCGCAAACTTTGTGGAGCAATAGACACCGAAACCTGCAAAGTTCCCCACATAACCTCCTATGGACGAAATGTTAAAAATATGTCCTGATTGCTGTGCTCTCAGAAAAGGTGCCACATTACGAATCACGTTCAGGGCACCGAACACATTTACATCATAGTTGTTCCTTGCTTCCCGGTCCGTCAGTTCCTCCAATGTCCCGATCTGACTGTAGCCGGCATTGTTGACCACAACATCTATTGTCCCAAAATGAGCTATAGCCTCCTCGATGGACTGTTTGACACTGGTATTCTGAACCAGGTCCATTGCCATCGGCAAGAAATCTTCATTTTTCTTACCTACGCTTTCAATTAATGCCTGCTTGTTTCTGGAAGTAGCTGCAACCCAGTATCCACTGTCCAAAAGTTTTTTGACCAAGTGTAACCCCAGGCCCTGGGATGCCCCGGTGACGAACCATACTTTTTTTGAATCCATATTGTATTAAAGTTTAAAAATTACATCACAAAGATTATCGATTCCGGTGATCAAAATCTTTCCAAATCCTGGAAATGGATAGTCAAATCTACTTTGGGATGTATACCAACGGTCAATTGAAGGATTGCCTAAACTCGGAAGGAGTGAGGTTGGTTTTTGATTTAAAGAACTTACTGAACGACTGTGGATAATCAAATCCCAACTGGAATGCGATTTCACTGATAGAGGATTCCCTTATGGCCAATTTTTCCTTGGCCTGCTCTATGAGCTTGTCCTGTATATGTTGTTGGGTGCTTTTTCCGGTCAGCACTTTTAACAGACTGCTCAAATAATTTGGGGAGACGTTCAAGGAACCTGAAATGTCCAGAACCGTGGGCAAACCCTTGCTGGCCAAGTCTCCCTTGTTGAAATGATTACTCAGAATTTTTTCCAAGCGGACCAGGATTTGATGGTTTTCCTTTTCCCGCGTTAGGAATTGGCGATGGTAGAACCTATTGGCATAGTTCAGCAAGGTCTCAATACGTGAGATGATGACCGGTTTACTGAAATTATCAATGTTTGAGCGGCATTCTTCCCGGATGCCCCGTAATACCCCTACTATGGTTTCCTCCTCTTTTTCGGACAGATGGAGTGCCTCGTTCACCGCATACCCAAAGTATTCAAATTGCTTGATTTTGGATGATAGTTGCGTGTCCCAAAAGAGGTCGGGATGTATGAGCAAAAGCCACCCCGAATGGGTCAGGTCCCTTGTTCC
The sequence above is a segment of the Muricauda sp. SCSIO 64092 genome. Coding sequences within it:
- a CDS encoding sugar-transfer associated ATP-grasp domain-containing protein; its protein translation is MLKKIFQINNPKGVIGLNRRNIEFIYPHNQRKHYAMADDKVKTKMILHKNHIACARTYAVIERISQIKAIWASLQCQETLVLKPAKGCGGGGIKILRKNKDGQWQSSGRTLTDSQIFHHITSIISGLFSMASNDVCLIEECIVPHPFFAEIYDRGVPDFRIITLKEEPLMAMLRMPTSKSDGKANLHQKGVGIGVDMKNGTLTKVYNGKSYSDHHPDNITQVHGKRIPYWFTMLQLAKKTAKAFPLEYLGIDLVIDKVKGPQIMEVNVRPGLGIQLVNQCGLQSASQKTYKIKL
- a CDS encoding SDR family oxidoreductase, which produces MDSKKVWFVTGASQGLGLHLVKKLLDSGYWVAATSRNKQALIESVGKKNEDFLPMAMDLVQNTSVKQSIEEAIAHFGTIDVVVNNAGYSQIGTLEELTDREARNNYDVNVFGALNVIRNVAPFLRAQQSGHIFNISSIGGYVGNFAGFGVYCSTKFAVAGLTEALSEEMKPFGVHTTLVYPGYFRTSFLSKGSVKTPSNPIDTYKAARDMEQAHLNDIDGNQPNDPEKAAEVLMHLSEQENPPVHFFMGEDAYQYAGMKIEAIQKAMENNKVLGTSTGF
- a CDS encoding helix-turn-helix domain-containing protein; translated protein: MYRFKTISEFHQYGNVPMPEHPLISLVDYGKVAYPVEDHQIKWVQEFYSIGLKRNVSTKFNYGQQVYDFNEGVLTFVAPQQVLTLEVDQNIKTEASGWLLLVHPDFFWGTSLAKTIKNYDFFGYAVNEALFLSEKEERIIDDLLRNIQREYQSNMDKFSENIIVSQMELLLNYAERFYERQFLTRKKTNHQVLAKLEEVLNGHFKEENTLFKGIPTVAEIAEHLNLSPNYLSALLKAVSGQSTQQHIHNKLIAIAKEKLSTTELNVSEIAFELGFEHATSFSKLFKSKTNISPFAFRQSLN
- a CDS encoding phosphatase PAP2 family protein, which gives rise to MERKILEYNLDSLEAAFANAVFHTACFDGIIAAWDGKYHYWGIRPFQYDPSFQPILIDTPNFPGYPAGHTTVAGSIAKVLAYLFPRDEPLFHELAKECSESRFEGGVHFRTDNQVGLEVGYQVGQQVIDAFTK
- a CDS encoding 7TM domain-containing protein, translating into MPKNNVRQQIKGQKNMLPRHIQFTTLAEGPNLRGHWLTEVENTYESVSYSFLFRGKGQIFGLPQNFKPYPSGMESYLVATKNIQATASQIKQLARNLKQGTSSDRETIQALFNYVHHIPSAPIITLTDALSALERNEASCNGKSRLLVALARSLGYPARIKGGIILKESNKRTSHAWTELFINGVWVPFDALNGHFAYLPANYLELYQGDAFLITHSPGIQFDYSYEINRQESLPMLNEEAEEVKKVTTFSLWGLVKNKSISKKNLFLLLMLPLGGLMVALLRNIVGIRTFGVFLPVLIAFSLLETGLVTGMALFLFLILFVGFITRPFDALGLLHTPKLVISLTLMVLVMALGNYLGISSGIAWLSSLTLFPTIILTISAERFSKLIVEDGFQKATGTLVQTLLAVGICFLLFSIKGLDAILILFPELLLLVISACMVLGRYVGLRWTELLRFKPLLNSKIA
- a CDS encoding helix-turn-helix domain-containing protein encodes the protein MQPYSIKTIGQYHNFRGLPGPSHPLISVFRIEEINKLRDDEPEHIVQDFYSIALKKNASGTLVYGQREYDFDKGSMFFIAPNQVYSIRGTRDLTHSGWLLLIHPDLFWDTQLSSKIKQFEYFGYAVNEALHLSEKEEETIVGVLRGIREECRSNIDNFSKPVIISRIETLLNYANRFYHRQFLTREKENHQILVRLEKILSNHFNKGDLASKGLPTVLDISGSLNVSPNYLSSLLKVLTGKSTQQHIQDKLIEQAKEKLAIRESSISEIAFQLGFDYPQSFSKFFKSKTNLTPSEFRQSFN
- a CDS encoding RNA polymerase sigma factor, with product MNQSEKSVCDKRVFNELFDLNSESLRNYLYYQCGDLQQAEDLVQDAFIKLWNNCKKILFGKARGFLFKVAKNAFYNQVDHQKVVLKYAKQSTQGLNTETPEFQLEEKEFLERLQNAIADLPEGQREVFLLNRMDQMTYKEIAGFLGVSQKAVEKRMHKALVKLRKTMKTI
- a CDS encoding FecR family protein encodes the protein MFEEKDDTIMARWLSGELTEAERTEFEASSEYEEYQRLAKGLKAFKKPDFDKEALRERTWKEIENQKPVKVIRLRGFYYAVGIAASILVLFGLFFSKVTYTTTVGEKITVALPDGTKVSLNAQSKLSHRRFFWMDNKVVSLNGEGFFKVTKGEGFSVNTESGTINVLGTEFNVKARPSSFELYCYEGEVRYENDIEQQEAYLSAGDAVQLKGKILLEFKHGDTRPLWQNGMSRFSNTELPIVMKELGTYYDISFDFTPGMIQGHFTGTFVHDDLEIALKSVFVPMGITYELSKDKKTVFLHVHERQ
- a CDS encoding carboxypeptidase-like regulatory domain-containing protein gives rise to the protein MFTNGNKLLSLFFSLFSLLTVSAQQTVQVAYRDTPLKLVLQDLEQKTGLLFSFSDELVADKSITKKAKSIKVDDLLTFLGKTTLLSFERIGENQVIVSVPNNRISVCGYLFDRITKKALPYATIIIKGTTKGFTSNENGYFAIENENLTKGVLLQYIGYTSELLFPSDFNKNSCTNFFLNPRAESLREVVVKSYLIQGIDKNTDGSLALNPSQQGLLPGLVESDIFQSSQWVPGITSINETVSDIQIRGGSADQNLILYDGIKMYNTGHFFGMISIFNPNITTGATIFKGGASAEYGDRISGVIDIQGETQVPQKTTAGLGVNGTQADAFVKTRLSESVGLVLSGRRSYSDIEGLGTPTFDAISEKVFQNTIVVSDATGQVIDSEEDGETLVDGEEIFSFYDANLKLIVKPSENDSIYVSGLLTNNDLDFRLLDDENQSQDALTTENQGLSFNWRGVKAHKWHHGISGYYSYYDSRYRNQFFDGQDLTEENLRRNSVTDYGLDVNFAYDFNKGNTLKLGYQISRNEVFYQLFRDELGMEDIAPDDNDEEGVESADERDFNEVSDRKNNSNSWYATYYCRTKNKGFISLGLRATTFSIVNGWYVEPRANIEYPIGKSIRLKLTGEKRFQTVSQLVEFDDTRLRLQSGIWTLTDNDEFPLLESEQFSAGILLDSKGWTIDLDGYLKRIAGLTSFTNGFTSASEEYSQGTSDVLGVDLLIKKQWANYRIWLGYTYNSVDYRFDELANGAFPGNNDITHNVTLSNTYEKGNWRFSMGWNFRTGAPFTPVSGFNSVEGDIEFGAINSQRLPNYHRLDVSAQYQFKWSSRKSHRGTLGVALQNIYSRQVPLSVFYRVDENPETGLQEIDQLEQLTLGFTPNFLMRFYF